The genomic stretch TCTGTGCGACGAGGCGGCAGCGGAGCTGGAAGCGCTGCCAAAGGGCTCCCACCGCGAGCTGCTGTGGGAGCTGACGCGCACGGTCATCGATCGGCCGAGCTGAGCGGCGCGTGCCCTGGGGTGCGCATGGACTAGAAGCCAGTCGCGCTCGGCTCGAGGTACTCCCGCGGAGTCCATCCACGGTTTCCCTGGCGATCTTCCACCTGGCGCCATGCGCGTCCGTCGCTGTTTGCGTCCGGCCCGACGATGCGTAGAACGGTGCCGTCGCGGTAGGCGACGATGCCCGGTGATCCCGCTCGGGCCTCGCGTCGAATGAACGCGCCGGTCCCGCCGGTGTTTGCGATCCGGACGAATTCGGCCCGACCATTCTCGGTCGGAGTGGCGGCCACGGTTGCCGTCGATGTCGGATCTACCATCGCGAACGCGGATTCGTCATCGTCGGGTACATCCACGTCCTGCTGGACGACAATGGGAACGTCGGCAGGGGTGCGGGCGGTGAACCGGCTGCCGAGCAGGCCGAACGTGATAACGGTGAGAACGAGGACCAGCAACGTTGCCGCTCCGGCCGGTGCAATCCATCGCGTATTGAACTGGCGGCGTTCGGCCACGAATAGCCGGCCGCACCACTCGCATTCGTGCGCGGCCGGGTCGTTTCGCCCTCCGCAGCCTGGGCAAAGCACCATTGCTCGTCTCAACCTGTCAGCGGTGATCCACCCGAAATTGTATCGTTTCGCAACCGCGTCCGAACGATCGAAGGCCCTGATCTGGAGGGTAGAATTCGATCGGGGCTCGTGTGGGGCCCGCGGCAAGGATCTGGGGAGCGGATATGCACAACGGCGCCATCAGACCCGGGCTCGACGTCTCGAGCGCTCTCCAGCGCGTTGTGCGGGAACGACGAATCGCGGACGTCGCGACCGTCGTCGCGACCTCGAGTAGAGCGAGGGTCCCGCTCGCGGCGAAGCTCCTGGTCGAAGACGAAGGCGCCGTAGTCGGGACGCTGGGGAGCGCAGAGCTGGACGAGGCGGTCATTCGCGACGCGCGCCGCCACCTCGAATCGCGAAAAAGCGAGGTTGTGGCGTACCGATTTGGAGTTGAGACCGAGCAGGAGGAGGTCGAGGTCTTTCACGAGATCATCGAGCCTCGTCCGCAGCTCTTGGTCGTCGGGGCCGGTCACATTGCCGTACCGCTCGCCCGATTCGGAAGTCAGCTCGGGTTTGAAGTCGTCGTTGTGGACGACCGCGAGAAGTTCGCTAATCGAGAACGCTTTCCGGATGCCGACCGCGTAATTGCCGCGGGCTTCGGAGAAACGCTTCGGGATTATCCGATCAATCGGTCGACATTTGTCGTGATCATTACTCGTGCCCATACGTACGACGAAGAATCGCTGCGCCTCATTCTTGGCAGGCCGACCGCGTATCTCGGGATGATCGGCAGCCGGCGCCGGGTCCAAACCGTGCTCCGAACCCTTGCGGCCGAGGGGTACGACCATGACGTCTTGGGCAGCGTGCGGGCGCCGATCGGACTCGATGTCGGATCGGAGACGCCTGAGGAGATCGCGCTGTCGATCATCGCCGAGGTCGTCGCAGTGCGACGCGGCGGGACTGGCGTCCCCCTTTCCCAAAAGGGTCGACCGATTGCCATCGGACAGGGAGGGAGAAATGTCTCCGACGGGTGATCTTGCGTGGCTGCTGGACCAAGCGAACGAACGGATTGCGCGAGGCGAGCGGGTTGCAATGGTGACGGTCGTGCGCACGCGAGGCTCGACGCCCCGCAAAGTGGGAACCAAGATGCTGGTGTTCGAAGATGGGCTGTTCGCCGGTACCGTGGGCGGCGGCTGTGGGGAGGCGGACGTGCTTCAGGAAACGCTCAGGGCGATGGAGTCCGGTGAGCCCACACTGTTCCACGTTGATCTGACGGCGGATGAAGCGGAGGAGAGCGGCGACGTCTGCGGCGGCATCATGGACGTCTTTATCGAGCCGCGCCTACCGGTGGACGAGTCACCCAGAAATTGACGCGGGAAATGGCATTCCCACGAATTCGTGCCAATCCCGCAGGATGCGGCGATCACTGGGAAAAGCCAGATCCGGCAGGGCCGATGGCCGAAACAACCCGACCTCGGTAACCTCGTCGCCCGCGGCCAGACAGCCACCGACAGCATGGGCGACATAGACGGCCAGGACGACCGGATTGCTGGTCTCCGAGTAGAGCCCGAGGAGCCGGTCCACCTCCACGATGAGCTGTGTCTCCTCGCGGACCTCTCGTACGGCCGCGGCCTCGACCGATTCCCCCCGGTTCACGTAACCGGACGGGAAAGACCAGAAACCCCGTCCAGGATTGATGGCGCGGCGACCCAAGACGAGCTTCTGATCGATGGCAATAACGCTCACCGCCACGAGCTTGGGGTCTTCGTAGTGGATGAACCCGCAGCTTGCGCAGTGAGGACGGTCAAGGCCGGCGATGAATTGCAGGTCGAGGGGCGCTGCGCAGTGGGGACAGAATTTCATGCGCGACCTCCGGGCGCGAATAGCGTTCGATGGAAAGTCTCTTGCGACTTCGCGCCCGCGCGACGCTTGCCGACTGAAAGCATTGCTGCGCGCAACACGTTCCATTCACGGCACATTGGCAGCTCGCTACGGCTATCATAG from Chloroflexota bacterium encodes the following:
- a CDS encoding NUDIX hydrolase, with amino-acid sequence MKFCPHCAAPLDLQFIAGLDRPHCASCGFIHYEDPKLVAVSVIAIDQKLVLGRRAINPGRGFWSFPSGYVNRGESVEAAAVREVREETQLIVEVDRLLGLYSETSNPVVLAVYVAHAVGGCLAAGDEVTEVGLFRPSALPDLAFPSDRRILRDWHEFVGMPFPASISG
- a CDS encoding XdhC/CoxI family protein, whose translation is MHNGAIRPGLDVSSALQRVVRERRIADVATVVATSSRARVPLAAKLLVEDEGAVVGTLGSAELDEAVIRDARRHLESRKSEVVAYRFGVETEQEEVEVFHEIIEPRPQLLVVGAGHIAVPLARFGSQLGFEVVVVDDREKFANRERFPDADRVIAAGFGETLRDYPINRSTFVVIITRAHTYDEESLRLILGRPTAYLGMIGSRRRVQTVLRTLAAEGYDHDVLGSVRAPIGLDVGSETPEEIALSIIAEVVAVRRGGTGVPLSQKGRPIAIGQGGRNVSDG
- a CDS encoding XdhC family protein; the encoded protein is MSPTGDLAWLLDQANERIARGERVAMVTVVRTRGSTPRKVGTKMLVFEDGLFAGTVGGGCGEADVLQETLRAMESGEPTLFHVDLTADEAEESGDVCGGIMDVFIEPRLPVDESPRN
- a CDS encoding SH3 domain-containing protein translates to MLVLVLTVITFGLLGSRFTARTPADVPIVVQQDVDVPDDDESAFAMVDPTSTATVAATPTENGRAEFVRIANTGGTGAFIRREARAGSPGIVAYRDGTVLRIVGPDANSDGRAWRQVEDRQGNRGWTPREYLEPSATGF